The proteins below come from a single Aegilops tauschii subsp. strangulata cultivar AL8/78 chromosome 6, Aet v6.0, whole genome shotgun sequence genomic window:
- the LOC109745712 gene encoding protein CURLY FLAG LEAF 1: MATAPNIEMIASSLRSCSLNGGGRRPGRRHRHGHARGAEGSNDSEGVTVELNSDVALPYHWQQCLDIRTGQVYYINWEDGTRTTIDPRTPSLCSALSTPRSTCFTSHRAAFTSSSSSGYTSAASSVTGGYGYGYDDSDGYSEGYGDDEESSSSSSRSSGVSSVLSSFFPSNEPASSDSGHATSHVLVAVGCRACFMYFMVPKSVGLCPKCGSSGLLHLGASYA, encoded by the exons ATGGCCACCGCTCCCAACATCGAGATGATCGCCTCTTCGCTGCGCAGCTGCTCCCTcaacggcggcggccggcggccggGCCGGCGCCACCGCCACGGCCACGCCAGGGGCGCTGAGGGCAGCAACGACAGCGAGGGCGTCACCGTCGAGCTCAACTCCGACGTCGCCCTGCCCTACCACTGGCAGCAGTGCCTCGACATCCGG ACGGGGCAAGTGTACTACATCAACTGGGAGGACGGCACCCGGACGACTATCGACCCTCGCACGCCGTCGCTTTGCTCCGCCTTGTCGACGCCGCGGTCCACCTGTTTCACTTCACACCGCGCAGCCTTCACTTCGTCGTCCAGCTCTGGCTACACCTCCGCGGCGTCCAGCGTCACCGGCGGCTATGGCTACGGCTATGATGACAGCGACGGCTATAGTGAAGGCTACGGTGACGAcgaggagagcagcagcagcagcagccggaGCTCCGGCGTCTCGTCCGTGCTCTCGTCTTTCTTCCCCAGTAACGAGCCCGCCTCCAGCGACAGTGGGCACGCCACCAGCCACGTGCTCGTTGCGGTCGGGTGCAGGGCGTGTTTCATGTACTTCATGGTGCCCAAGAGCGTCGGCCTATGCCCCAAGTGCGGCAGCTCCGGCCTCCTCCACCTCGGAGCCTCTTACGCCTGA